In a single window of the Nodularia spumigena CCY9414 genome:
- a CDS encoding pentapeptide repeat-containing protein, whose translation MSETNSQQMINTAVTLLERYAEGNRNFSEANLGDADLQGVDLKGSDLSYADLSEANLNGANLRGCYLSFANLSQANLQDADLRGALLFSADLRQADLKGAQLEKADCDRSTHFPDNFDPASVGLQIKEG comes from the coding sequence TACTGCTGTGACTCTCTTAGAAAGGTATGCAGAGGGAAATCGCAATTTTAGTGAAGCGAACTTGGGTGATGCTGACTTGCAAGGTGTTGATCTCAAAGGATCTGATTTGAGTTATGCTGACTTAAGTGAAGCTAATCTCAATGGTGCGAATCTCAGAGGCTGTTACCTCAGTTTTGCAAATCTCAGTCAAGCTAATTTGCAAGATGCTGATCTTCGGGGAGCTTTGTTATTTTCGGCGGATCTACGTCAAGCTGACCTTAAGGGAGCGCAACTGGAAAAAGCAGATTGCGATCGCAGCACGCATTTTCCTGATAATTTTGATCCCGCATCAGTGGGATTGCAGATTAAAGAGGGTTAA